The genomic window CGAGCCGCACCAGCTCGGCCAGGGCCGGCCCCGCCATCGACTGTCGAAGCCGGAAGTAGTCACGCAGGTCTGCGGCTGTCCCGATGCCGTGGGCACTCACTGCACGGCGCATCAGCGCAACACCGGACTCGGCCACGTCAGGGGCGTGCGGCTGCCCAGGTGCGCGAGCCAGCACTTCGGGCGGCAGCACGAACGCGGGGTCGCAGTAGCGCCGCTCGAACTGGCTGTTGCGTCCAGAGCTGACGATCTCACCCGCCCAGAAGAGGTGCTCCAGACAGTGCTTGACCAACGACCAGTTCCATCCCCACTGGTCGCGGTTGCGCACGTCACCCGGCTCCACGAGCGCGTCCACCTGCCGTGCCGTCAACGGCCCCTGGTCACGGACCACCCCGCGCACCCGCTCCAGCACGCCGGGATGGTCCCGAGCGACCTGGTGACTCCATGAGTCGTCGGCAGCCCCCGCCATCCGAAAACCGAGGAACGGCCACGTCTCGGGCGGGATCAGGCTGGCGACGTGGGCCCAGGACTCGACGAGCCGGCGCGGTGCCCTCGACCGCGGACCTGTGCCGTCCCGCGCACGATCGAGCAGTGCCGTGTCATAGGCGCCGAGCCGGGAGTAGAACGGGAGGTAGTGGCTGCGCGCCACGACGTTGACGCTGTCGATCTGCACGACCTGGACGCGGTCGATGACGCGTTGCACGTGGCGCATCGTGGCGTTCGTGGGACGCGGATCGGCAAACCCCTGCGCAGCCAACGCGATGCGTCGCGCCTGGGCGTTCGTCAGCTCCGCTTGCATAGTCGCAACCTAGACGAGGGCCCCGACAGTCGTCGAGGCCCTCGTCGTGCTCGGGTAGTGATGGTGTCCGGTCGGTGGTGCTCAGCGCGTCAGGTTCAGCGCGTCAGGGCTGACTCACCCTGCGGCAACCTGCTCTGCCGCGGGCTGATCCGCGCCGGCCGGCTCCAGGCGCAGCACGCCGTAGGACCAGCCGCGACGACGGTAGACCACGGCAGGCTGGTCACTCTCCTCGTCGTGGAAGAGATAGAAGTCGTGACCCACCAGCTCCATCTCGTTGAGCGCCTGTCCCACGCTCATCGGCTCCGAGGAGTGGACCTTCTCCCGCAGCTCGATCGGGGAGTTGCCCTCGGTGCCCAGTGCCTGGGCGACTGCTTCCTCGGCGTCGTGTGGCGCACCGTTGGCCTCCTCCTCGGAGGGCAGTTCGGTGGGAAGTGGATCGGTCGGGAGTCCAAAGGTGGCCTCGGCGACCGAGGCCTTGCGGTGCTTGCCCGTGTGACTGATGCGACGGCGGTCGTTGGACCGGCGCAGGCGCTCCAGGAGGCGGTTCAGCGCGAGGTCGAGAGCGGCGTACTCGTCATCGGCCGCGGCCTCCGCGCGGACCACGGTCCGCCTGATGTAGCAGGTGATCTCCACCCGCTCGCTCTCCTTGGTCTGGCGTGGGTTCGCCTCGTGCGTGAGCACCACGTCCGTGCGCGTCACCCGCGGCGCGAGCTGCGGGATCTTGTCGAGCTTGTCCTCCAGGTGACGGCGGAAGCGGTCGGAGACCTGCTTCTTGCGGCCGGTCACGGTGATTTCCATAGGATCCTCCTCGAGCTGCAAAACAGTGCTGAACCTTGGGCTGACTCTGCCCTCTAGCCGTTCGGCACCACCTCCTGCTGGCGGTTCCCAGAGCCCCCGTCATGCCTGTCGCGGCCACCGCAGAGGGTGGCCGACGGGCGCTGGGGGCTTCCCATAGACAGACACTAACCCGGTTCCTGGGGGAAAGACAGTTGTGGAGGTCGTGTCCTTCGGGCCAGCCCTGACCCCCCTGAGAACGGTGCTGGTGGGTGCACCGCAACGGCTCGCGGGGGCGCGTCGCAGCGGCATCACTGCGACGTGGTCGTGCCCGGTTCAACGGCTCGACCGGAGGGCTGCTGGATGGCGACGGGTTGCTGCCACCGTCACCGCGACGACCTCCGCAGCACCTCCCGAGCGGAGCACCCGCGCGGCCTCGGCGAGGGTGGCGCCGGTCGTGACGACATCGTCGACCACCACGCATCTGGCTCCCACCACGAGTGACGACACCGCAGGTCGCAGAGCCATCGCACCGCGCAGGTTGCTCGCCCGGCCTAGGCTGTCGAGCCCGGCCTGGTCAGCCACGGCGCGACGCAGGCGCAGGGCATCAACCACCCGCGGCCGCTCGCTGGCCGGCAACGGGTCCAGGCACCGGCGGGTCAGGAGGTGCAGGGGTCGGTCACCGCGCCGGCGCACGTTGGACCGCCCGGACGGGGCCGGCACCACGACCGGAGCGGCAGCGTGGGAGCCAACCAGGCCTGCGCCCCCGTCACCGGCGGCCGGAGCCAGCAGCGCGGCCAGCAGGGCCTCGGTCAGCGGTGGCGCCAGCACGCGCACCAGGTCCCGACGCCCGTTGTCCTTCCAGTTCACCAGGGCTGCCCGGACCGGTCCGTCATAGGCAAGCAGCGTCCACACCGGTGGCATGCCCACCGGCGCTGGGGTGGGTGACCACGGCGTCGGTCCGGGAGCGGCCGCCAAAGCGGCTGCGCACCGGCGGCACCAGGGCACTCCCGGTTCGTCACACCCACCGCACCGGACCGGAAGCACCAGGTCACCCAACGCCGAGACCGCAGCACGCGCGGTGGTGGTCAGTGTCGGCATACGTCCGACTCTGGTGGGCAGTCCTCGGCGGTGTCCATGGCCCTGCCCCCGCTGTGGAGGCACACGTCGCACGCCACCACCCTGTGGACCGCGCCGTCAGGTGCCGGGGATGATCACGTCGTCACCGTTGCGCGCGATGCCCCAGTCGGTGCGGTCCTGGGTGTAGACGCGACCCTGCTCACTGAGCACGATCAGGGCGTTGTCCTCGTCGGAGGGCACCGCACGGACGCTGGTGGCCTCCGAGACGGTCCGCAGCGGCTCAAGCCAACCGCCGATGTGCACGATGAACGGCCGGTCTGCGGTGTCCGAGGCCTGCCTGCCGAGGACAAACAGCTCCGTCTGCGACGACCAGGTGGCCGAGCTCACGTGGGTGAGCGTGGGCGCCAACCAGTAGGGCTCGGTCAGCGATGTGGCGCGGCCGTCCTTGTCCCGCACGATACCGGTGAGGCCTATCTGAGCCTCGTCAGAGTCCATGTCCTGCAGCACGATCAGGGCACGCTGGTCATCGGCGGCGACCCGGAACTCGGTGACCCGCTGGTCCTCGTCCAGCCACGGCGCCTCGAGCGGACGAGCGATCGCCTGCCCCAGCGACTCGCTGCGGGCGATGACCCAGACGCGGGGACCGGTCGCCGACCGGCCAGCGACCCACAGTCCACCCGACCGGTCAAACGACGGCGCACTCAGGCCGGTGCCGATCCCCTCCATCTCGACGTCGTTGCCATCGCGCCAGCGCCACACCTGGTCACCGGTGACCGAGACGCCGGCGAACTCCCGCACCTCGGCGTCGGTCGCCAGGTCCTGCCACCGGATCGGCACGCGGGGCAGCTCCTCGGCATCCACCGAAAGGTCATCCTGCAGCTGGTAGTGCAGTCCCATCACCGGGGTGAGCTCGACGTCGGTGCGCAGCAACGCAAATGGCACCTCCCAGCGTGCCCGCGCGAGTCCGGTCGTGGACACGTCGGTCAGAGGGTTGGGCACACCCTCCACCTCGAGCGGCCGGCCGTTGCTGCGCACCAGGACGCTCGAGACGCCGGTCGAGACGCCACCCGGAGCCTGGGTGAGCGTGCTGGTGAACTGCGCCATGATCTCTCGCTGCTGGCCACCGGAGGTGCCCAGCGACAGTCCGCGCAGGTCCACGGTCGCCATCCCCGTCGCCGGGTCGACCGGCACCGCGCTGGCCACGAGGTTCATGTTCTCCGAGATTCCGGTCGTCGCAGCGCCGGCGAGGTAGTCGGGCACCGGCCCGATCTGGGCGGTGGCCAGACCGGTCGCCAGCCCGTCGCTGCGCGGGAACCACCGGGTGTCCGGGATGAGCAGGTTGGTCTCGGGGGTCACGTAGTAGACAGCAGCCGAGCGGAACTGCCGCTCGAAACTGATCTCCGAGAGCCACACCCCGAAGCCGTCGGGGAAGTCGTCGATGCGCCACTCGCCGTCCACCTGCTGCATGGTGAAGTTGTGCAGGCGGGTGGTCCCCCGGGGCACCTCGACCAGGTAGCCGTCCTGGTCCACGGTCCCCCGCACAGTCACCTCGGCCTCCACCGAGCCGTCCGCGAGGCTCGTGAGCCGCGGCTCGTCCTGATAGATCAGCACCTGGCTGGTGGGGCGCCACTGCCGTGCCAGCCCGCCGGTCAGGAAGGCCCTGGCCACCTCGTGGTCATCGGTGAAGCTGGAGTTGGCCCGCACGAAGCTCGCCACGATCTGCTCCGGGTCCGCACCCTCCTCCGGACCGACGGGCAGGGCCTGCACCTCCTGCACGGGGGCGCCCTGGACCGGCAGGCCACGCTCCACCGTCTGGCTGGTCGGCAGGCCGCCGCAGGCCGTCAGCACCACCAGCAGGGGGAGTATGACGGCAAGCAGGCGGGCGCGTCGCGAACGGTGTGTCATGGGGTCCTCTCCGGCCGTGCGCCGACGGCCACCTCGGGCATGCGGGTGTCCTGCGCGGGGTCGAACGGCACCGGACCCGGCTGGGTCGTCAGCGGGGTGTCCTGGCGACGCGGCAGGGTCAGCCGGAAGACGGCCCCCTCCCCGGGTCGACCGGCGACCTGGAGGTGGCCGCCGTGCAGGTGGGCGTCCTCCAGCGAGATCGCGAGTCCGAGGCCGGTGCCGCCCGTCGTGCGGTTGCGCGCCGGGTCGCCGCGCCAGAACCGGTCGAAGACCATGTCGGCCTGGTCCCGGGTCAGGCCGACACCGTGGTCGCGGACGGTCACGGCGACGGCCTCCTCCCGCTCGGCGAGACAGATCTGGATCGGCTTGCCCTCACCGTGGTCGAGCGCGTTGGCCACCACGTTGCGCATGATGCGACTGACCCGGCGCTGGTCCACCTCCACCAGCACGGGCCGGTCCGGCAGGGCCAGCTTCACCTCCGAGCCCATGTGCCTGGACAGCTCGGTGAGCGAGCCGACCACCTGACGGATCACGCCCCGGAGGTCGATCTCGTCGATCTCCAGGTCGGCGGCACCGGAGTCGTAGCGGCTGATCTCCAGCAGCTCGGTCAGCAGCTCCTCGAAGCGGTCCAGCTCCTCATAGAGCAGCTCCGCGGCCCGGCCGACCGGCGCGGTGAAGTCATCCCGGGAGGCGTGCAACACCTCGCCGGCCATCCGGATGGTGGTCAGCGGCGTGCGCAGCTCGTGGGACACGTCCGAGACGAAGCGTTGCTGGAGGATCGAGAGGGTCTCTAGCTGGCGGATCTGGCTCTGGATGCTGTCGGCCATGGTGTTGAACGACATCGCCAGCTGGTCCAGCTCGTCGGAGCCGCGCACCGAGAGGCGCTCACCCAGGTGGCCGCGGGCCATCTGCTGGCTGACCCGCGCCGCCTGGCCCACGGGTCGGGCGACCATGCTCGTCGCGACCCAGGCGACCGCACCGGTCAGGCCGAGCAGCGCCAGCCCACCGACCGCGAACCACTGCCGGATCAGGTCGATGGTGCCCTGCTCGCGGATCATCGGATAGATCAGATAGAGGTTGTGCGGCCCGGCGCGCGAGATGTCCACGCGCGCTCCGACAACCACCGAGGCGACGGCCGTCCCCGCAGCGCCCAGCACGACGTCGGTCACCATTACCTGCTGGTTGCTGGGGTCGTCCTCCAGCGCCTCCGCGAGCGCGACCGGGATGTCGTCCAGGTCCACCCCGTCCGAGCCCAGGGTGGTGATGCGCGCGTCGTGGTCGTTGCCCAGGCTGCGGGTCAGCAGAGTGGGTCGCAGCGACTGGTCGGCCGGGGCGATCTCACCCATGATCCCGTCGGCGAGGGCGTTGAGGCTCGTGTCGTCGCTGCGGTTGGCGGCATCAAACAGCTCCTGGGCGCTGCGCACCTCCTGCGCCGCGTCGTTGGTCGCCGCCGTGACGGCCTGACGGACCAGCCCCTCGGCCACCTGGGCAAACAGGATCGAGCCGATGATCGCGGTGACGATGGAGCCCAGGAGCATCGTGGTGACGATCACCCGCACCCGCAGGGAGGAGCGCCACCAGCGGCGCACTCCCCTGGCGCCCAGTGCGGGGACGCTCATGGCCTCAGCCTGGTCCTGCCTTGTAGCCCACGCCGCGGACGGTCAGCACGATCTGCGGGTTCTCAGGGTCTTTCTCGATCTTGGCGCGCAGGCGCTGCACGTGGACGTTGACCAACCGGGTGTCACCGGCGTGGCGGTAGCCCCAGACCTTCTCCAGCAGGGACTCGCGGTCGAAGACGTGGTTGGGCCGGGAGGCGAGCGCGACGAGCAGGTCGAACTCCAGCGGGGTCAGCGGGAGCTCCACGCCCTCGCGCTTGACCGTGTGCCCGGCGACGTCGATGAGCAGGTCACCGACCGCGAGCTGGGAGGGCTCGCGCCGGTCGCTGCGCCGCAGCCGCGCCCGGATCCGCGCCAGCAGCTCCTGGGGCTTGAACGGCTTGACCACATAGTCGTCGGCCCCCGCCTCGAGGCCGGCGACCACATCGTGGGTGTCGGTGCGGGCGGTGAGCATCACGATCGGGACGCCGGACTCCGCCCTCAGGTGGCGGCATACCTCCACGCCGCTGAGGGTCGGGAGCATGACGTCGAGCAGGACCAGGTCCGGACGGAACTCACGGAACAGGGCCACGGCCCGTCCGCCATCCGCGCAGTGGGCCACTTCCAGGCCCTCCTTACGCAGCACGATGCCGAGCATCTCGGCCAGTGCCTGGTCATCATCGACTACCAGTACGCGTGCGTTCACGGCTCCACCTCAGTAGCGGTAGTGCTCCGGCTTGTAGGGCCCGGAGACGTCCAGGCCGAGATACTCAGCCTGCTTCTTGGACAGTTCGGTCAGGTTCGCACCCAGCGCACCGAGGTGCAGCCGGGCCACCTCCTCGTCCAGCTGCTTGGGCAGCACGTGGACGCCGACGGGGTAGTCGTCAGGGCGGGTGAACAGCTCGATCTGGGCCAGCACCTGGTTGGCGAACGAGTTGGACATCACGAAGCTCGGGTGACCGGTGGCGTTGCCCAGGTTGAGCAGCCGGCCCTCCGACAGCACGATGATCGAGCGCTCGTCGCGGGCAGCCGTCTCACCGTCGGCCTCCTGTGCCGGCAGCGTCCACTCGTGCACCTGGGCCTTGATCTCGGTCCTGCGCACCCCGGGCACCCGCGCCAGACCGGTCAGGTCGATCTCGTTGTCGAAGTGACCGATGTTGCCGACGATCGCCTTGTCCTTCATGGCGAGCATGTGCTCGGGGGTGATCACGTCGCAGCAACCCGTGGTGGTGACGAAGAAGTCGCCGATCCCGAGGACGTCCTCGAGCTGGGCGACCTGGAAGCCCTCCATCGCGGCCTGCAGCGCGCAGATGGGGTCGATCTCGGTGACGATCACGCGGGCGCCCTGCCCGGCCAGCGCCTCGGCGCAGCCCTTGCCGACATCGCCGTAGCCGCAGACGACCGCGACCTTGCCGCCGATCAGGGTGTCGGTGGCCCGGTTGATGCCGTCGATCAGGCTGTGCCGGGTGCCGTACTTGTTGTCGAACTTGGACTTGGTGACCGAGTCGTTGACGTTGATCGCGGGGAAGTGCAGGTCGCCGGTCTCGTGCAGCTGATAGAGCCGGTGCACACCGGTCGTGGTCTCCTCGGTGACACCCCGGATGCCGTCGGCGATGGTGGTCCACCGGGTCGGCTGGGACTCGAGCGTCTCGCGCACCGTGTCGAGGATGACGGAGTACTCCTCGCTGTCCTCCGCCGTCGCGGTCGGGACGGCCCCGGCCTGCTCCCACTGACGTCCCTTCAGGACCAGCAGGGTGGCGTCACCACCGTCGTCGAGGATCATGTTGGGACCCTCGTCGCCGGGCCAGTCCAGGATCTGGGTCGTGCACCACCAGTACTCCGGCAGCGTCTCGCCCTTCCACGCAAAGACCGGCACTCCCTGCGGGTCCTCCGGGGTCCCCTCGGGGCCGACCACGACGGCCGCGGCCGCCTCGTCCTGGGTGGAGAAGATGTTGCACGAGGCCCAGCGCACCCGGGCGCCGAGGGCGACGAGGGTCTCGATCAGGACCGCGGTCTGGACCGTCATGTGCAGCGACCCGGCGATCCGGGCGCCAGCCAGCGGCTGCGTCGAGGAGTAGCGCTCGCGCAGCGTCATCAGCCCGGGCATCTCGTGCTCGGCGAGCCGAATCTGGTGCCTCCCCGCGGTCGCGAGGGACAGGTCCTTGACCTTGTGGTCAAACGTCATCGTCTGGTGCTCCGTCGGTTGCGTGTCCGCGGCGCAGTCTGCCGCGTGCCTGGTCAGGGGGCCGGTCACGTCCGGACCCGACGCCCATCCTACGTTCTCCGGCGCTCCAGGCCGTCTTCTGCGCGCGCCGCGCGCCCATCCCGCTGCCCCACCGACCTGGGGCCGGTGAGCGCGAGGACCCCTCAGAGACCGAGCAGGGCGTTCTCCACCACCTCGGCCAGCGCGGGGTGGATCCAGAACTGGTCACGCGCCACGTCCTCGGCAGTCTGCCCGAAAGACATCGCGTGGATCACCGTCTGGATGAGTGTCGAGGCGTGCGGGCCCATGAAGTGGGCGCCCAGGATCAGACCGGTCGAGGCGTCACCGATCAGCTTGACGACCCCGGTCGTGTCCTCCATCGCCCAGCCGTAGGCCGTGTCGCCATAGCGCTGCAGCTTGACCGTGATGTCGTGCCCGGCCTCGCGCGCGGCCTCCTCGGTCAGGCCGACCATGGCCACCTGCGGGTGGCTGAAGACGGCCGCGGGCACGTTGGTGTGCGCGAACGAGCGCAGGTCGTCGGGGTGCACGAGGTTGTGCGCCACCACGCGCGCCTCATGGTTGGCCAGGTGCTTGAGCTGCACCGGCGCCGACACATCACCCAGTGCCCACACGCCGCCGGCAGTCGTCCGGCCGTGCTCATCGACCTGGACACGCCCGTCGGGTCGCACCTGCACACCGGCAACCTCCAGCCCCATGCCGTCGCTGTTGGGTGCGCGGCCCGTCGCGATGAGCAGGACGTCAACCTCGAGCGGCGAGCCCTCGCTCAGCTCGAGCCGCACCCCGGTGCCGGACCGGCTCGCGCCGACGACCTGGGTGTTCAGCCGCAGGTCCCACTGCTGTTGAGCCTGCTGGGTGAACAGGGTGCCGACCTCGGCGTCCAGCCGGTGCAGCAGCCGGTCGCCGCGCTGCACCTGGGTGACCTGCACGCCCAGCGCCGAGAAGACATGGGCGAACTCGGCACCGATGACGCCACCTCCGATGATCGCCATGGACCGCGGCAGGTCGGGCAGGCGCATGACCGTGTCGGAGGTCTCGTAGGGCACCCCCGAGGACTCGATGACCTCCGGGATCGTGGCGCGGCTGCCGGTGGCGATGACGACCTGATCACCGGTGATCCGGTGCTTCTGCCCCACCGCGTGCGCGCCGCCCGGCCTGGTGATCTCGACCTCGACCTCGCGCTCACCGACAAAGGTGGCCTGGCCCAGGTAGGCCGTGGTGTGGGGACCGCTCACGCGGTAGTCCCGGCCGCTGTCGGAGATCGGGTCGATCCGGCCGAAGACGCGGTCGCGGATGTCCGGCCAGCGCACCCCGTCGAGGGTGGCGTCCACACCGAAACGGGCGGCATCCCGGATGGTCGTCGCGACCTCGGCCGCGTAGACGAACATCTTGGTGGGGATGCACCCCACATTCAGGCAGGTCCCGCCAAAGATGCCGCGCTCGATGACGGCCACCTTCTTGTCTGCGAAGTCCTCGGTCACCAGGGAGTTGCCCGAGCCGGTGCCGATGATGATGAGGTCGTAGTCAGCCACCCCCACAGACTACGGTCGCAGCGCCGCCCCGCCGCGGCGTGGTCCGGACCACCCCAGAGTCAGGCGAGGTGGGCTCGGACAGCCTGCAGCCCCGTGGCGACCTCGGTGAAGCTGGTCGACAGCGGTGCCAGGCCGAGTCGCAGCCCGTCCGGGGCGCGGAAGTCCGGGATGACCCCCTGCTCCCACAGCCGGGCGTTGACGTCCGCGAAGTCGTGCCTGCGGATGGTCAGGTGCCCGCCGCGTCGTGCGTGGTCGCGGGGCGAGGCGATGCTCACGCCGAGCTCGGCCGGCCAGGACTCGACGATCTGCCAGGCGAGGTCGGTCAACGCCAGAGACTTGGTGCGCACCGCCTCGATCCCGGCCTCGGCCAGCTGCGCCACGGAGAGCCGCAACGGGACCATGCCCACCACTGGTGGGGTTCCGCTGACGAGCGAGCGGACCCCCGGGGCGGGCTCGTAGCCCGGCCCCATCAGGAACGGGTCACGCCGGCCCATCCAGCCCTGGATCGGTTGGCGCACCGTGGCGTGGTGGCGCTGCGCGAGATAGGCGAAGGCCGGCGATCCCGGTCCTCCGTTGAGGTATTTGTAGGTGCAGCCGACAGCCGCGTCGACGTCCCACGCGTCCAGCTCGATCGGCACCGAGCCGGCGGAGTGACACAGGTCCCACAGCACCAGGCCACCGGCCGCGTGCACCCGCCGGGTGATGGTCGCAGCGTCCGCGAGGAAGCCCGAGCGGTAGGCCACGTGGCTGAGCAGCACGACGGCGGTGCGCTCACCGAGGACGGCGTCCACCTGGTCGACCGTGACGCCCGATGCCGGGTCGGCCTCGATCCAGACCAGCTCCATCCCCCGCTCGGCGACCACCCCCTCGGCCACATACCGGTCGGTCGGGAAGTTGTCGGTGTCGACGACGATCTGGGTCCGGTCGGGGGCTGCGGTCACCTGCGCGTCGGCGAGGGCACGGAGCACCTTGTAGAGCAGGACCGTGGTCGAGTCGGCGACCACGGTCTGGCCCGGTGCCGCCCCCAGTGCCGCGTCCGCGACCAGGTCACCGGTCTCCTCGGGCCAGCGCATCCACGCCTCGTCCCAGCCGCGGATCAGGCGGGTGCCCCAGTCCTGCTGGACAAAGCGAGCCAGCTCGTGGGCCGTGCCGCGCACCGGGCGCCCCAGGGAGTTGCCGTCAAAGTAGGCCACCACGCCTTCGGCCGGCTCGAACCGATCGACGAAACCAGCCAACGGGTCGGCCGCGTCCAGGTCGGCAGCCACCGCCATCCAGTCAGTCCCGGACCCCTCAGTCATGGTGATAACCCTCCGGTTCGACGTCCTGGATCCGGGACCGGACGGCATACAGCTCGGGGAAGAAGGTGAGGTCCAGGGCCCGCCGCAGGAAGGGCACGCCCGAGGAGCCACCGGTGCCCCGCTTGGAGCCGATGATCCGCTCGACGGTCTTCAGGTGCCGGAACCGCCAGAACTGGAAGTTGTCCTCGAGGTCCACCAGCTCCTCGCACAGCTCATAGACGCCCCAGTGCTGCTGCGGGGCGGCATAGACCGTCCCCAGCAGCTCGACCAGCCCCTCGTTCTCCTGATGCGGCAGGGACCAGTCCCGGTCGAGCAGTTCGGCGGGCACCGGATAACCCTGCCGGGACAACCACGCCAGCACCTCGTCATACAGGCTAGGCTCGTGCAGCAGGGTGGACAGCTCGGCCCGCACCGCGGGGTCGTGCTCAAAGACCCGCAGCATCTCGGCGTTCTTGTTGCCGAGCAGGAACTCCACCGAGCGGTACTGCCAGGACTGGAAGCCCGAGCCGGTCGCCAGGAACGAGCGGAACTGCGCATACTCACTCGGGGTCAGCGTGGCCAGGACCGTCCACTGCTCGGTCAGGATCGTCTGGATGTGCTTGACCCGAGCCAGACGCTTCAACGCCGGCTTCGGCTGGTCCTCCCGGATCAGGTCCCGGGCCGAGCGCAGTTCGTGCATCATCAGCTTCAGCCACAGCTCGCTGGTCTGGTGCTGGATGATGAACAGCATCTCGTCGTGCCGTGGCGGCACCGACCGAGGATGCTGCGCCGACAGGACCCTGGCGAGGTCGAGGTACTCCCCATAGGACAGGTTGCGGGTGAAGTCCCGCTCGATCCCCTCCTCGAGCGCCCGCTCGGTGGGATGCCGGGGCACCGGCTCGTCGGAGGCCGCCGCGGTGCGACCGTCCTGGTCGGGGGTGGACTGAGCGGGAACGGCCTCGTCGGACACGCGAACCTCCTTGTGGGCGTATGCCACCCACGGTAACCCGGCGCCCTGCGCAGCGGCCACGACCTGCGCGACCAGCTCAGCGTCCTCGACCGGGCCTGAGTCGCCCTGGGGCCCCCACCGCGCCACGGTGAGCCCACGGCATACTCAGGGCTGTGCCGATCGACACCGAACCCCTGCCCGCGGGACCGGCGAACGACGCGGAGGTGGCCCAGTGGGTCGCCGGGCTCGGGCTTCCCGGCCTCGCCGACATCCACGTGCACTTCCTGCCCGACCGGGTCCTGGCCAAGGTGTGGGACTACTTCGACGCCCACGGGTGGTCGGCGGGCGGGGACTGGCCGATCCACTACCGGTGGCCCGAGGAGGAGCGGCTGACAAGGGTGCGCGCACTGGGGCTGCGGGGCATTCCGTCGCTGACCTATGCGCACAAGCCCGGCATGTCGGCCTGGTTGAACCAGTGGTGTGCCGACTTCGCCCGGCGCGTGCCGGACGCCGTGCACTCCGGCACCTTCTTCGCCGAGCCCGAGGCTGCCTCCTACGTCCCGCAGCTGATCGAGGACGGTGTGCGGTTGTTCAAGGTCCACGTGACGGTGGGCGGGTTCGACCCGAGCGACGCGTTGCTCGACCCGGCCTGGTCGGCGGTGCAGGATGCCGGCACCCCCGTGGTCCTGCACGCCGGCTCCGGACCGCACCCTGGGGTGCACACCGGGCCGGAGCCGGTCGCGGCCCTGCTGCGGCGCTTCCCCCGTCTCGTGCTGGTCATCGCCCACCTCGGGATGCCGGAGCACCACGAGTTCGCGGACCTGGCGCAGAAGTATGCCGGGGTGCACCTGGACACCACGATGGCCGGCACGGACTATGTCGAGTCGCGCGCCCCGATGCCGGCCGACTACCTGCCCCGCCTCGCCGACCTGCAGGACAAGGTCGTGCTCGGCGCTGACTTC from Ornithinimicrobium cryptoxanthini includes these protein-coding regions:
- a CDS encoding winged helix-turn-helix domain-containing protein — translated: MQAELTNAQARRIALAAQGFADPRPTNATMRHVQRVIDRVQVVQIDSVNVVARSHYLPFYSRLGAYDTALLDRARDGTGPRSRAPRRLVESWAHVASLIPPETWPFLGFRMAGAADDSWSHQVARDHPGVLERVRGVVRDQGPLTARQVDALVEPGDVRNRDQWGWNWSLVKHCLEHLFWAGEIVSSGRNSQFERRYCDPAFVLPPEVLARAPGQPHAPDVAESGVALMRRAVSAHGIGTAADLRDYFRLRQSMAGPALAELVRLGEVEQVVVRGWDQPAYLDAAARRPRAVAARALLSPFDSLVWERSRTERIFSFRYRIEIYVPEAQRVFGYYVLPFLWGEHLVGRVDVKADRLAGRLLVRRLHLEPDAPAGAREALGEELGQLAGWLGLDRVDFT
- the hpf gene encoding ribosome hibernation-promoting factor, HPF/YfiA family is translated as MEITVTGRKKQVSDRFRRHLEDKLDKIPQLAPRVTRTDVVLTHEANPRQTKESERVEITCYIRRTVVRAEAAADDEYAALDLALNRLLERLRRSNDRRRISHTGKHRKASVAEATFGLPTDPLPTELPSEEEANGAPHDAEEAVAQALGTEGNSPIELREKVHSSEPMSVGQALNEMELVGHDFYLFHDEESDQPAVVYRRRGWSYGVLRLEPAGADQPAAEQVAAG
- a CDS encoding ComF family protein, whose product is MPTLTTTARAAVSALGDLVLPVRCGGCDEPGVPWCRRCAAALAAAPGPTPWSPTPAPVGMPPVWTLLAYDGPVRAALVNWKDNGRRDLVRVLAPPLTEALLAALLAPAAGDGGAGLVGSHAAAPVVVPAPSGRSNVRRRGDRPLHLLTRRCLDPLPASERPRVVDALRLRRAVADQAGLDSLGRASNLRGAMALRPAVSSLVVGARCVVVDDVVTTGATLAEAARVLRSGGAAEVVAVTVAATRRHPAALRSSR
- a CDS encoding LpqB family beta-propeller domain-containing protein yields the protein MTHRSRRARLLAVILPLLVVLTACGGLPTSQTVERGLPVQGAPVQEVQALPVGPEEGADPEQIVASFVRANSSFTDDHEVARAFLTGGLARQWRPTSQVLIYQDEPRLTSLADGSVEAEVTVRGTVDQDGYLVEVPRGTTRLHNFTMQQVDGEWRIDDFPDGFGVWLSEISFERQFRSAAVYYVTPETNLLIPDTRWFPRSDGLATGLATAQIGPVPDYLAGAATTGISENMNLVASAVPVDPATGMATVDLRGLSLGTSGGQQREIMAQFTSTLTQAPGGVSTGVSSVLVRSNGRPLEVEGVPNPLTDVSTTGLARARWEVPFALLRTDVELTPVMGLHYQLQDDLSVDAEELPRVPIRWQDLATDAEVREFAGVSVTGDQVWRWRDGNDVEMEGIGTGLSAPSFDRSGGLWVAGRSATGPRVWVIARSESLGQAIARPLEAPWLDEDQRVTEFRVAADDQRALIVLQDMDSDEAQIGLTGIVRDKDGRATSLTEPYWLAPTLTHVSSATWSSQTELFVLGRQASDTADRPFIVHIGGWLEPLRTVSEATSVRAVPSDEDNALIVLSEQGRVYTQDRTDWGIARNGDDVIIPGT
- the mtrB gene encoding MtrAB system histidine kinase MtrB, which codes for MSVPALGARGVRRWWRSSLRVRVIVTTMLLGSIVTAIIGSILFAQVAEGLVRQAVTAATNDAAQEVRSAQELFDAANRSDDTSLNALADGIMGEIAPADQSLRPTLLTRSLGNDHDARITTLGSDGVDLDDIPVALAEALEDDPSNQQVMVTDVVLGAAGTAVASVVVGARVDISRAGPHNLYLIYPMIREQGTIDLIRQWFAVGGLALLGLTGAVAWVATSMVARPVGQAARVSQQMARGHLGERLSVRGSDELDQLAMSFNTMADSIQSQIRQLETLSILQQRFVSDVSHELRTPLTTIRMAGEVLHASRDDFTAPVGRAAELLYEELDRFEELLTELLEISRYDSGAADLEIDEIDLRGVIRQVVGSLTELSRHMGSEVKLALPDRPVLVEVDQRRVSRIMRNVVANALDHGEGKPIQICLAEREEAVAVTVRDHGVGLTRDQADMVFDRFWRGDPARNRTTGGTGLGLAISLEDAHLHGGHLQVAGRPGEGAVFRLTLPRRQDTPLTTQPGPVPFDPAQDTRMPEVAVGARPERTP
- the mtrA gene encoding MtrAB system response regulator MtrA, producing MNARVLVVDDDQALAEMLGIVLRKEGLEVAHCADGGRAVALFREFRPDLVLLDVMLPTLSGVEVCRHLRAESGVPIVMLTARTDTHDVVAGLEAGADDYVVKPFKPQELLARIRARLRRSDRREPSQLAVGDLLIDVAGHTVKREGVELPLTPLEFDLLVALASRPNHVFDRESLLEKVWGYRHAGDTRLVNVHVQRLRAKIEKDPENPQIVLTVRGVGYKAGPG